Proteins co-encoded in one Novipirellula artificiosorum genomic window:
- a CDS encoding FKBP-type peptidyl-prolyl cis-trans isomerase encodes MLKHLFLTLTLTAIPAFAIGQETVKEDQPEIKAGPDDSQEKVKPGPIDKDAPREFKKTDSGLKFRILRKSDQPKPKATDAVEVHYKGWLDDKKIFDSSYRRAEKISFPLRGVIAGWTEGMQLVGEGGMIELEIPGELGYGRRGMPGAIPPNATLHFIVELFDVK; translated from the coding sequence ATGCTGAAACACCTGTTCCTTACCTTAACCCTTACCGCGATCCCCGCGTTTGCGATTGGACAAGAAACTGTGAAAGAAGACCAACCTGAAATCAAAGCGGGTCCCGATGACTCACAAGAGAAAGTCAAGCCAGGACCGATCGACAAGGACGCGCCTCGCGAGTTCAAGAAGACCGACTCGGGTCTTAAGTTTCGCATCCTGCGAAAGAGCGACCAACCAAAGCCAAAGGCCACCGATGCGGTCGAAGTTCACTACAAAGGGTGGCTCGACGACAAGAAGATCTTTGACAGCTCTTATCGACGGGCTGAGAAAATCTCATTCCCCCTTCGCGGCGTTATCGCGGGATGGACCGAGGGAATGCAATTAGTGGGTGAAGGCGGAATGATCGAGCTCGAGATTCCAGGGGAACTCGGCTATGGGCGTCGCGGGATGCCCGGTGCGATCCCTCCAAATGCAACGCTGCACTTCATCGTCGAGTTGTTCGATGTCAAGTAG